In a genomic window of Epinephelus fuscoguttatus linkage group LG23, E.fuscoguttatus.final_Chr_v1:
- the txn gene encoding thioredoxin isoform X1, with translation MVRQVETLEEFNAILKEAGDKLVVVDFTASWCGPCKQIGPHFEELSNKAENKNVIFLKVDVDDAQDVATKWEIRAMPTFIFIKNGKKVTEVVGSDPDKLGGKLQELRT, from the exons ATGGTTCGCCAGGTGGAAACTTTG GAGGAATTCAATGCAATCCTGAAGGAAGCTGGAGACAAGCTGGTGGTGGTGGACTTCACAGCCTCCTGGTGTGGTCCCTGTAAACAGATTGGCCCACACTTCGAA GAACTGTCGAATAAGGCTGAAAACAAGAACGTGATTTTCCTGAAGGTGGATGTGGATGATGCTCAG GACGTGGCTACAAAGTGGGAGATAAGGGCCATGCCCACATTCATATTTATCAAGAATGGAAAGAAG gtgacggaGGTCGTTGGTTCTGACCCAGACAAACTGGGTGGCAAGCTGCAAGAGTTAAGAACCTAA
- the txn gene encoding thioredoxin isoform X2, whose amino-acid sequence MVRQVETLEEFNAILKEAGDKLVVVDFTASWCGPCKQIGPHFEELSNKAENKNVIFLKVDVDDAQEVSEHCGIQCMPTFMFFKNGSKVFEFSGANQDTLTEKVVEFRT is encoded by the exons ATGGTTCGCCAGGTGGAAACTTTG GAGGAATTCAATGCAATCCTGAAGGAAGCTGGAGACAAGCTGGTGGTGGTGGACTTCACAGCCTCCTGGTGTGGTCCCTGTAAACAGATTGGCCCACACTTCGAA GAACTGTCGAATAAGGCTGAAAACAAGAACGTGATTTTCCTGAAGGTGGATGTGGATGATGCTCAG GAGGTGAGTGAACATTGCGGGATTCAGTGCATGCCCACATTCATGTTTTTCAAGAATGGATCGAAG GTGTTCGAGTTCTCTGGTGCAAACCAAGATACACTGACTGAAAAAGTGGTAGAGTTCAGAACATAA
- the LOC125884134 gene encoding prostaglandin reductase 1-like — protein sequence MVQAKVWVLAKHFDGFPKDSDFELKVEELPALKDGEVLVEAVFLSVDPYMRPFSRVRMNEGDVMIGTQVAKVIQSNNPKFPVGSHVVGRGGWRTHTVSDGTDLIPIMREWPQDVSLSLALGGLGMPGLTAVYGIEEVLGLQKGETLLVNAAAGAVGSVVGQIAKIKGCKVVGSAGSDAKVAFLKELGFDEAFNYKTVGSLEEALRKASPDGYDCLFENVGGSFTSVAIQQMKNFGRIAVCGSISTYNDTIPQTGPYPHLTMIFKQLKMEGFMQSRWEHKHPETQGRLLGWFKEGKLKCREHITKGFEKMPAAFMGLLRGENVGKAVVAV from the exons ATGGTCCAAGCTAAGGTGTGGGTCCTGGCCAAGCACTTTGATGGCTTCCCAAAGGACAGCGACTTTGAGCTCAAGGTGGAGGAGCTCCCTGCACTGAAAGATGGGG AGGTGCTTGTGGAAGCAGTGTTCCTTAGTGTCGACCCATACATGAG GCCGTTCAGTCGGGTTCGCATGAATGAAGGCGATGTGATGATCGGAACTCAAGTGGCCAA AGTGATTCAAAGCAATAACCCGAAATTTCCCGTTGGAAGCCATGTTGTTGGTCGGGGTGGCTGGAGGACCCATACAGTCAGCGATGGGACAGACCTCATTCCCATCATGCGTGAGTGGCCGCAAGATGTCTCGTTATCCCTGGCTCTGGGTGGCCTCGGCATGCCAGG ACTGACAGCCGTGTACGGGATAGAAGAAGTCTTGGGGCTCCAGAAGGGTGAGACCCTGCTGGTGAACGCCGCAGCGGGGGCAGTGGGCTCTGTCGTGGGCCAGATTGCCAAGATCAAGGGCTGTAAGGTGGTGGGCTCAGCAGGGTCCGATGCCAAGGTGGCTTTCCTCAAAGAGCTGGGCTTTGATGAGGCCTTCAACTACAAGACTGTCGGCTCCCTGGAGGAGGCGCTGAGGAAGGCGTCTCCAGACGGATATGACTGCCTCTTTGAAAAT GTGGGAGGCTCTTTCACAAGTGTCGCCATACAGCAGATGAAAAACTTTGGAAGAATAGCCGTGTGTGGATCCATTTCCACGTACAATGACACCATACCCCAAACAG gcCCGTACCCCCACCTGACCATGATCTTCAAGCAGCTGAAGATGGAGGGCTTCATGCAGAGCAGGTGGGAGCACAAGCACCCCGAGACCCAGGGGAGACTGCTGGGATGGTTTAAAGAG GGCAAACTGAAGTGTCGGGAGCACATCACAAAGGGCTTCGAAAAGATGCCAGCTGCTTTTATGGGGCTGCTGCGGGGAGAAAATGTCGGCAAGGCTGTGGTCGCAGTCTGA